The following proteins are co-located in the Hydrogenophaga sp. RAC07 genome:
- the ttcA gene encoding tRNA 2-thiocytidine(32) synthetase TtcA codes for MNTEHENHKLEKRLCREVGRAIVDFNMIEEGDRVMVCLSGGKDSYAMLDILQKLQARAPISFEMIVVNLDQKQPGFPADILPAYLTKLGVKFHIENQDTYSIVKRVIPEGKTMCSLCSRLRRGILYRVASELGATKIALGHHRDDILQTLLLNMFFGAKLKGMPPKLVSDDGQHVVIRPMAYVAEKDLTRWAEVREFPIIPCTLCGSQENLQRKQVGLMLKDWEKRFPGRVENMFSALQNIVPSHLMDRSLFPFQTIRATGEASEDGDKAFDDEPLPTVAPALLSEEPVDAGNANTARAVIPISTVHH; via the coding sequence ATGAACACCGAACACGAAAACCACAAACTTGAAAAGCGCCTGTGCCGCGAGGTCGGCCGTGCGATCGTGGACTTCAACATGATCGAGGAAGGCGACCGCGTGATGGTCTGCCTGTCGGGTGGCAAGGACAGCTACGCCATGCTCGACATCCTGCAAAAGCTGCAGGCGCGCGCGCCGATCAGCTTCGAGATGATCGTGGTCAACCTCGACCAGAAGCAGCCGGGGTTTCCGGCCGACATCCTGCCGGCCTACCTCACGAAACTGGGCGTGAAGTTCCACATCGAGAACCAGGACACCTACTCCATCGTCAAGCGCGTGATCCCCGAAGGCAAGACCATGTGCAGCCTGTGTTCGCGCCTGCGCCGCGGCATTCTGTACCGCGTGGCCAGCGAGCTGGGCGCGACCAAGATCGCCCTGGGCCACCACCGCGACGACATCCTGCAGACGTTGCTGCTCAACATGTTCTTCGGCGCCAAGCTCAAGGGCATGCCGCCCAAGCTGGTGAGCGACGACGGGCAGCATGTGGTGATCCGCCCCATGGCCTATGTGGCCGAGAAGGACCTCACCCGCTGGGCCGAGGTGCGTGAATTTCCCATCATCCCGTGCACGCTGTGCGGCAGCCAGGAAAACCTGCAGCGCAAGCAGGTGGGCCTGATGCTCAAGGACTGGGAGAAACGTTTTCCAGGCCGGGTGGAGAACATGTTCTCGGCCCTGCAGAACATCGTGCCCAGCCACTTGATGGACCGCTCGCTGTTCCCGTTCCAGACCATCCGCGCCACCGGCGAGGCGAGCGAGGACGGCGACAAGGCCTTTGACGACGAGCCGCTGCCCACCGTGGCGCCAGCCCTCTTGTCCGAAGAACCGGTCGATGCGGGGAACGCAAACACCGCGCGAGCGGTCATACCGATTTCGACCGTGCACCACTGA
- a CDS encoding histidine phosphatase family protein → MQLTRILAIRHGETAWNRDTRIQGHTDIELNDHGRWQAAQLADALRDEPIAAVYASDLLRAHETAQAVARTRGQAVTSHLGLRERCFGRFEGHTWTELEQRFPDESMAWRKRVPDFAPPGGESLLQLEARVVPTVEELAARHPGEQILIVAHGGVLDILYRAAAHLGLQAPRSWELTNTAINRLLWSPEGLSLVGWADTSHLQNRSSPVLDERHA, encoded by the coding sequence TTGCAACTCACCCGCATCCTCGCCATTCGCCATGGCGAAACCGCCTGGAACCGCGACACCCGCATCCAGGGCCACACCGACATCGAGCTCAACGACCACGGTCGCTGGCAGGCGGCCCAGTTGGCCGACGCACTGCGCGACGAACCCATCGCAGCGGTTTATGCCAGCGATCTGCTGCGGGCCCACGAGACCGCCCAGGCCGTGGCCCGCACCCGGGGCCAGGCCGTCACCAGCCACCTGGGCCTGCGCGAACGCTGCTTCGGCCGTTTTGAAGGCCACACCTGGACCGAGCTGGAGCAGCGCTTTCCCGACGAGTCGATGGCCTGGCGCAAACGGGTGCCCGACTTCGCACCGCCCGGGGGTGAATCCCTGCTGCAACTGGAAGCACGCGTGGTGCCCACTGTGGAAGAACTCGCTGCACGCCACCCGGGCGAACAGATCCTGATCGTGGCGCACGGCGGTGTGCTCGACATCCTCTACCGCGCGGCCGCGCACCTGGGCCTGCAGGCGCCGCGCAGCTGGGAGCTGACCAACACCGCCATCAACCGGCTTCTGTGGTCGCCCGAAGGCCTCAGCCTGGTGGGCTGGGCCGACACCAGCCACCTGCAAAACCGCTCAAGCCCGGTTCTGGACGAACGCCATGCATGA
- a CDS encoding putative quinol monooxygenase yields the protein MTKFALFVRLEAKPGQEAAVADFLGSALPLANAESGTTAWFALKFGPSTFGVFDAFADEAGREAHLHGPIAAALMANAAALLSTPPNIEKIDLLAAKLPG from the coding sequence ATGACCAAGTTCGCCCTGTTCGTCCGCCTCGAAGCCAAGCCTGGCCAGGAAGCCGCCGTTGCCGATTTTCTGGGAAGCGCGTTGCCGCTCGCCAACGCCGAATCGGGCACCACCGCCTGGTTCGCATTGAAGTTCGGCCCATCGACGTTCGGCGTCTTTGACGCTTTTGCGGACGAGGCCGGCCGCGAGGCTCACCTGCACGGCCCGATCGCCGCCGCGTTGATGGCGAACGCAGCCGCCTTGCTCAGTACACCGCCAAACATCGAGAAGATCGATCTGCTGGCGGCGAAATTGCCTGGCTGA
- a CDS encoding helix-turn-helix domain-containing protein: MTFAESLKKEIARIARKELRDEIAALRKSSQSYRSELAVLKKQSKAMQSQVNKLGRLLNSNASAKLSSKVSSLSADGNVKAKPGRKVVFTADRLKTQRAKLGFTQEQMGKLLEVSALSIWKWESGGAAPRASRVLEILRRLSLGKREALALLAAKAD, encoded by the coding sequence ATGACGTTTGCTGAATCCCTGAAGAAAGAAATCGCGCGTATTGCCCGCAAAGAACTGCGCGACGAAATCGCAGCCTTGCGAAAAAGCTCCCAAAGCTACAGGTCCGAGCTTGCTGTCTTGAAGAAGCAGTCCAAGGCCATGCAATCCCAGGTCAATAAGCTTGGAAGGCTTCTCAATTCAAACGCCTCAGCGAAGCTGAGCTCCAAAGTCAGCTCACTCAGCGCGGACGGTAATGTCAAAGCCAAGCCCGGGCGCAAAGTCGTATTCACCGCGGATCGCCTGAAGACACAGCGAGCAAAGCTGGGCTTTACGCAAGAACAGATGGGGAAGCTGCTGGAGGTGTCTGCCCTGTCCATCTGGAAGTGGGAATCAGGTGGCGCTGCGCCTCGCGCGAGTCGAGTGCTGGAGATCCTTCGCCGGCTGTCTCTGGGCAAGCGTGAGGCACTTGCCCT
- a CDS encoding DSD1 family PLP-dependent enzyme yields MHDTATTARWQRAQACIGHGVDTIDTPSLVIDLDAMERNLARMAAFASEHGVRLRPHAKMHKSAELARLQMNHGAMGVCVQKTDEALALAHAGVHDIYISNEVIAPAKLLRLAQAVRDLPTKFSIAVDSTLGVTRLAQALHAAGVDAPARLDVLVEIDVGQGRCGVAPGAPAVALVQAIAAHPVLRFAGLQAYHGGAQHRRTAAERAEAMAAATRAVQTTCEALQAEGFQVPLVTGAGTGTFSLEANSGVWGELQAGSYLFMDADYASNEATPLAPVFEHALFVKSQVMSRNAAHAVCDAGHKSHAIDSGMPSVWFPSGLNYASGGDEHGVLRANAGQPLPGLGEVVWLVPGHCDPTVNLHDFMVGVRGGLAAGVVERVIRVDARACLG; encoded by the coding sequence ATGCATGACACGGCAACCACGGCGCGTTGGCAACGGGCGCAAGCCTGCATCGGCCATGGCGTGGACACCATCGACACCCCCTCGCTGGTGATCGACCTCGACGCCATGGAGCGCAACCTCGCGCGCATGGCCGCCTTTGCCAGCGAACACGGCGTTCGCCTGCGCCCGCACGCCAAGATGCACAAGAGCGCCGAGCTCGCGCGGTTGCAGATGAACCACGGCGCTATGGGCGTGTGTGTGCAGAAGACCGACGAGGCGCTGGCATTGGCGCATGCCGGCGTGCACGACATCTACATCAGCAACGAGGTGATCGCGCCAGCCAAGCTGCTGCGCCTGGCGCAAGCCGTGCGCGACCTGCCGACGAAATTTTCCATCGCGGTTGACAGCACGCTGGGTGTGACACGGCTCGCCCAGGCCTTGCACGCGGCGGGTGTGGACGCACCCGCTCGCCTGGATGTGCTGGTGGAAATCGACGTGGGGCAAGGGCGCTGCGGGGTGGCGCCGGGCGCCCCGGCGGTGGCTTTGGTGCAGGCCATCGCTGCCCACCCGGTGCTGCGCTTTGCCGGCCTGCAGGCCTACCACGGTGGCGCGCAACACCGCCGCACGGCCGCCGAGCGTGCCGAAGCCATGGCGGCTGCCACCCGCGCGGTACAGACCACCTGCGAGGCCTTGCAAGCCGAGGGTTTCCAGGTGCCCTTGGTCACCGGCGCGGGCACCGGCACCTTCTCACTGGAAGCCAACAGCGGTGTGTGGGGCGAGTTGCAGGCCGGCTCCTATCTGTTCATGGACGCCGACTACGCCAGCAACGAAGCCACGCCGCTGGCGCCGGTGTTTGAACACGCGCTGTTCGTGAAAAGCCAGGTGATGAGCCGCAACGCCGCGCATGCGGTGTGCGACGCGGGTCACAAGAGCCACGCCATCGACAGCGGCATGCCCAGCGTGTGGTTTCCCTCCGGCTTGAACTACGCCAGCGGTGGCGACGAACACGGCGTGCTGCGCGCCAACGCCGGGCAACCGCTGCCCGGGCTGGGCGAGGTGGTCTGGCTGGTGCCGGGTCATTGCGACCCCACCGTCAACCTGCACGACTTCATGGTCGGCGTGCGCGGCGGCCTGGCGGCGGGGGTGGTGGAGCGCGTGATCCGCGTGGACGCGCGCGCTTGCCTGGGCTGA
- a CDS encoding hybrid sensor histidine kinase/response regulator: MTPPRSPSDGDFSSLFNFLPIGAYRSSPDGQMLRANRALVELNGYTSETEMLAAVKDIALEWYVDPARRTEFQRQLERDGFVRGFVSEIHRHHTREKVWISENAHGVRNAEGDLLYYEGTVEDITERVRNQKALRDSEEQLRLITEQMPGAVFSVYVRNNGAREYRFLSAGIRELYGFDAETLMRDPSLLTRYFHPEDRDVLERGREAILAGALNLDTEFRVVLPDGRVKWVCNRSCAVSSDENGFLRVGVLFDITDRKDAEAALHASETLWKLALESAGDGVWDWNIRTGEEFFSTSIKAMFGYADDDIDNLSAELDDRTHPDDVPQMQLDRQAHFDGRVPVYRNEHRVRCKDGRWKWVLSRGVVIARDENGQPLRMVGTHTDITELKEAEAQQHALEVQLRESQKMEAIGTLAGGVAHDFNNLLAAILGNLVLAREDVGEHHPAQESLAEINRAAIRARQLVQQILTFSRRQTQAMQRQPLKPLVEEALGLMRSLLPAGLKLVTRLPSTGLQVLADATQMQQVLMNLCTNAWQSMEGGSGDITVALREVRLDASQALQLGGLASGAYACLSVADNGPGMDTETQRRVFEPFFTTKAPGTGTGLGLAVVHGIVKAHRGAIDLFSRPGEGTRFDVYLPLAAEGSSDDASAVEPPTATATAAPALAGKHVVYIDDYEALVFLVGRLLRKQGHEATTFESGEAALDWMRAHPEVPIDLVVSDHNMPGLSGVETAIEIRRLRPRLKIAIISGHVNDQLLNDAAAAGVSEVMGKQDSMDALGEAIRELLERAA, from the coding sequence ATGACGCCGCCGCGTTCTCCGTCCGACGGAGACTTCTCCTCGCTGTTCAACTTCCTTCCCATCGGGGCTTACCGCAGCTCGCCCGACGGTCAGATGTTGCGCGCCAACCGGGCGCTGGTGGAACTCAACGGCTACACGTCGGAAACCGAGATGCTGGCCGCGGTCAAGGACATCGCGCTGGAGTGGTATGTCGACCCGGCGCGCCGCACCGAGTTCCAGCGGCAACTGGAGCGCGACGGTTTCGTGCGCGGCTTCGTCTCGGAGATCCACCGCCACCACACACGCGAGAAGGTCTGGATCAGCGAGAACGCGCACGGTGTGCGCAACGCCGAGGGCGACTTGCTTTACTACGAGGGTACGGTGGAAGACATCACCGAGCGCGTGCGCAACCAGAAGGCGCTGCGGGACAGCGAAGAGCAACTGCGGCTGATCACGGAGCAGATGCCGGGCGCGGTGTTCTCGGTGTACGTGCGAAACAACGGTGCCCGTGAGTACCGTTTTCTGAGCGCCGGCATCCGGGAGCTCTATGGCTTTGACGCCGAGACCCTGATGCGCGACCCGTCGCTGCTGACGCGGTACTTCCACCCCGAAGATCGGGACGTTCTGGAGCGAGGCCGCGAGGCGATTCTGGCGGGCGCGTTGAATCTCGACACCGAGTTTCGCGTGGTGTTGCCCGACGGGCGCGTCAAGTGGGTTTGCAACCGCTCCTGCGCGGTGTCTTCCGACGAGAACGGTTTCCTGCGCGTGGGCGTGCTGTTCGACATCACCGACCGCAAGGACGCCGAGGCCGCGCTGCACGCCAGCGAAACGCTCTGGAAACTGGCGCTGGAGAGCGCCGGTGACGGTGTGTGGGACTGGAACATCCGCACCGGTGAGGAGTTTTTCTCCACCAGCATCAAGGCCATGTTTGGCTATGCCGACGACGATATCGACAATCTCTCGGCCGAACTCGATGATCGCACCCACCCCGACGATGTGCCGCAGATGCAACTGGATCGCCAGGCCCACTTTGACGGGCGTGTGCCGGTCTACCGCAACGAGCACCGTGTCCGGTGCAAGGACGGACGCTGGAAGTGGGTGCTGTCGCGCGGTGTGGTGATCGCGCGCGACGAGAACGGCCAACCCCTGCGCATGGTGGGCACGCACACCGACATCACCGAGCTCAAGGAAGCCGAGGCGCAGCAGCACGCACTCGAAGTTCAGTTGCGTGAATCGCAGAAGATGGAAGCCATTGGCACGCTGGCCGGTGGGGTGGCGCACGATTTCAACAACCTGCTTGCGGCCATCCTGGGCAACCTGGTGCTCGCACGCGAGGACGTGGGCGAGCACCACCCGGCGCAGGAGAGCCTGGCGGAGATCAACCGCGCGGCGATCCGCGCGCGCCAGCTGGTGCAGCAGATCCTGACCTTCAGCCGCCGCCAGACGCAGGCGATGCAGCGCCAGCCGCTCAAGCCTCTGGTGGAAGAAGCCCTGGGCCTCATGCGTTCGTTGTTGCCCGCCGGCCTCAAGCTGGTCACACGCCTGCCCTCAACGGGCCTGCAGGTGCTGGCCGATGCCACCCAGATGCAGCAGGTGCTGATGAACCTCTGCACCAATGCATGGCAGTCGATGGAGGGCGGCTCGGGCGACATCACGGTGGCGCTGCGCGAGGTGCGCCTGGACGCCTCGCAGGCCCTGCAGTTGGGTGGTCTGGCCAGCGGCGCGTACGCCTGCCTGAGCGTGGCCGACAACGGCCCGGGCATGGACACCGAGACGCAGCGGCGCGTCTTCGAGCCCTTTTTCACCACCAAGGCACCTGGCACGGGCACCGGTCTGGGATTGGCGGTGGTGCACGGCATCGTCAAGGCGCACCGCGGCGCCATCGACCTGTTTTCCCGACCCGGCGAAGGCACACGTTTTGATGTCTACCTGCCGCTGGCGGCGGAGGGTTCCTCTGACGATGCATCCGCCGTCGAGCCACCGACCGCAACAGCGACGGCCGCGCCAGCCCTGGCCGGCAAGCACGTGGTCTATATCGACGACTACGAAGCCCTGGTGTTTCTGGTCGGGCGCCTGCTGCGCAAGCAAGGCCACGAGGCCACGACCTTCGAGTCCGGCGAGGCCGCGCTCGACTGGATGCGCGCCCACCCCGAGGTGCCGATTGACCTGGTGGTGAGCGACCACAACATGCCCGGCCTCTCGGGCGTGGAGACCGCGATCGAGATCCGCCGCCTGCGTCCCCGATTGAAGATCGCCATCATCTCCGGCCACGTGAACGACCAGTTGCTCAACGACGCGGCCGCGGCCGGTGTGAGCGAGGTGATGGGCAAGCAGGACAGCATGGACGCGCTGGGCGAGGCCATCCGCGAGCTGCTGGAACGCGCCGCGTGA
- a CDS encoding helix-turn-helix domain-containing protein → MNLHLLVLDGVFDLGFAALMDTLSTANELAGSLAQAPPPIDVTVVGVRRRVRTAHGLAVPVVPVHRVQNPDVVLVPALGAKMPDALAARLAHADVADAIVALQQWSSAGAATGAACTGTFLLAESALLDGQRATTSWWLAPMFRQRYPQVALDESRMLVNSAGFTTAGAALAHLDLALSVVRSRSPALAALAARYLLVESRGSQAEFVIPDHLAHADPVVERFEGWARQQLAHGFSLADAAIAAGASERTLARRVQSVLGKTPLSYFQDLRVERAVHLLRTGSESVDQIAAQIGYSDGVTLRALLRRKLGRGVRELRARA, encoded by the coding sequence ATGAATCTACATCTTCTTGTTCTTGATGGCGTGTTCGACCTGGGGTTTGCTGCACTCATGGACACACTGAGCACGGCCAATGAACTGGCGGGCTCGCTCGCACAGGCGCCGCCGCCCATCGACGTCACGGTGGTCGGCGTTCGGCGTCGCGTGCGCACCGCGCACGGTCTGGCGGTACCGGTCGTGCCAGTGCACCGCGTGCAAAACCCTGACGTTGTTCTGGTGCCCGCGCTCGGCGCCAAGATGCCAGACGCGCTCGCCGCGCGTCTCGCGCATGCGGACGTGGCCGATGCGATCGTCGCGTTGCAGCAATGGTCAAGCGCCGGCGCGGCCACTGGCGCCGCCTGCACCGGCACCTTCTTGCTGGCGGAGAGCGCGCTGCTAGATGGCCAGCGCGCCACAACTTCGTGGTGGCTGGCGCCAATGTTTCGGCAGCGCTATCCGCAAGTGGCGCTCGACGAGTCCCGCATGCTTGTGAATTCGGCCGGCTTCACCACGGCCGGCGCCGCCTTGGCCCATCTCGACCTGGCATTGAGCGTCGTGCGCAGCCGTAGCCCGGCGCTGGCGGCTCTGGCGGCGCGATACCTGCTGGTAGAGTCCCGCGGCTCGCAAGCTGAGTTCGTGATCCCCGATCACCTAGCCCATGCCGACCCGGTGGTCGAGCGCTTTGAGGGCTGGGCCAGGCAGCAACTCGCGCACGGGTTCTCTCTCGCCGATGCGGCCATCGCAGCGGGCGCCAGTGAACGCACCTTGGCGCGGCGCGTGCAAAGCGTGTTGGGCAAGACACCCCTCTCGTACTTCCAGGATCTGCGCGTCGAGCGTGCGGTGCATCTGCTGCGAACCGGCAGCGAGAGCGTCGACCAAATCGCCGCACAGATCGGCTACTCCGACGGTGTGACCCTTCGCGCCTTGTTGCGACGCAAGCTGGGCCGCGGCGTGAGGGAGTTGCGCGCACGTGCTTGA